One region of Myxocyprinus asiaticus isolate MX2 ecotype Aquarium Trade chromosome 38, UBuf_Myxa_2, whole genome shotgun sequence genomic DNA includes:
- the LOC127428876 gene encoding coiled-coil domain-containing protein 80-like yields the protein MSRLWILLLLIATWSNSHVLSAKGGKKKHQHKNKGDLVTPKEDIASNGARDRESGVPSGSDFLDDFAGKQRLWVITAPSHSDNYLRMMEKQIQESDGLNCRLAERDTIIVIIIQNAMMEGKIQRTTLQGEAILEPMDSEMVTKLLHYLELEHQTFSMLIVKKNLRISERFPYPVHVEAVLEVIDQLPVRKLEKAARKGLPIKCKITKKRLVVKKQGSTKQRTFSPQRQANSTSIFPTQKKPLDKKATLRNKVQDILSGRSRFVIHKTPGSASNSKPSTKVGSKSGSSGNERLKHDDQWETAESDRHREVETEVKKHHTTSEADQTDGSAKSNFHTVNEEFSREQTIDYSISKKKGKGKDGKKKKGKGGRRKSQREADDKEKAALKDFMQIFKGRKRLLVISSPSDVSSQYIKQRDDNELHSCYFSLRKISVLSILGSEHRPTLHIQHYQRDAEPLQASLSDKFRNPDLIRKIRREYGLDSKNFSMVLTDYDMRPNLNKVFNKPTAPAVLLDDIDSFPLHQSEKEEERNAPSPCSRTETNNQEENLLIKFMSKRRLLIISAPTVDDYSFHQQLQALNGHECPMGIRHFALLKLVGVGSTSSGTVEFFPLNGKSQPEKETLSQDVVESLRNQLKINRDYFSMLVVGKDGDVKAWFPSPMWSIASIYDLVDSMELRQQEQKLQQTLGIYCPEENFGSHNGYTEETEDSYLYHRSED from the exons ATGTCTCGTCTATGGATCCTCTTGCTTCTGATTGCAACATGGAGTAACAGCCATGTGCTGTCTGCAAAAGGCGGCAAGAAAAAACATCAACATAAGAACAAAGGTGATCTTGTAACTCCAAAGGAGGATATTGCATCAAATGGGGCTCGTGACAGGGAATCTGGCGTCCCATCTGGGTCAGACTTTTTGGATGATTTTGCGGGGAAACAACGCCTGTGGGTGATCACCGCACCATCACACAGTGACAACTATCTTCGGATGATGGAGAAACAGATTCAGGAGTCTGACGGACTGAATTGTCGATTGGCGGAGAGAGATACCATCATTGTCATTATTATTCAGAATGCCATGATGGAGGGAAAAATCCAGCGCACTACCTTGCAGGGAGAGGCCATTTTGGAACCCATGGACTCTGAAATGGTGACCAAACTTCTCCATTACCTGGAGCTGGAACATCAGACCTTTTCCATGCTGATTGTTAAGAAGAACCTGAGGATTAGTGAGAGATTCCCTTACCCGGTGCATGTTGAGGCCGTCCTTGAGGTCATTGATCAGCTGCCTGTGCGTAAGTTGGAAAAGGCTGCAAGGAAGGGGTTACCCATTAAATGTAAGATCACCAAAAAGAGGTTAGTGGTGAAGAAACAGGGTTCCACCAAACAAAGGACCTTTAGCCCACAGAGGCAGGCAAATTCCACATCCATCTTCCCCACACAGAAGAAACCTCTGGACAAAAAAGCTACCCTGAGAAACAAAGTTCAGGATATCTTGAGTGGACGCTCTCGTTTCGTTATTCATAAAACACCAGGCAGTGCAAGCAACAGCAAACCATCAACTAAAGTAGGTTCAAAATCTGGATCCAGTGGAAATGAGAGGCTGAAGCATGATGACCAATGGGAAACTGCAGAGAGTGATAGACACAGAGAGGTAGAGACAGAAGTGAAAAAACATCATACCACATCTGAAGCAGATCAAACGGACGGTAGTGCAAAATCTAATTTTCACACTGTCAATGAGGAGTTCAGCAGAGAACAAACCATTGACTATTCAATCTCTAAAAAGAAAGGCAAAGGAAAGGATGGCAagaagaaaaaggggaaaggAGGGAGGAGGAAGTCACAACGAGAAGCAGATGATAAGGAAAAGGCAGCTCTTAAAGACTTCATGCAAATCTTCAAAGGGAGAAAAAGACTTCTT GTGATATCTTCCCCAAGTGATGTCTCAAGTCAGTATATCAAACAGAGAGATGATAATGAGCTACACAGCTGTTACTTTTCCCTGAGAAAGATCTCAGTGCTGTCCATTCTGGGTTCAGAACACAGACCTACACTTCACATTCAACACTATCAAAGAG ATGCTGAGCCTCTACAAGCATCCCTGTCAGACAAGTTCAGAAACCCTGACTTAATTAGGAAGATTCGCAGAGAATATGGGCTTGACTCCAAAAACTTCTCAATGGTGTTGACTGACTATGACATGAGGCCTAAt cttaACAAGGTATTTAACAAGCCAACAGCTCCTGCGGTTTTACTGGATGACATTGACAGCTTTCCTTTACATCAGTCTGAGAAGGAAGAGGAGAGGAATGCTCCATCACCCTGCTCTCGAACCGAAACAAACAATCAGGAAGAGAACTTGCTTATAAA atttatgtCAAAACGAAGACTTCTAATTATCTCAGCACCCACTGTAGATGACTACTCATTCCATCAGCAGCTTCAAGCACTTAATGGACACGAGTGTCCGATGG GTATCCGTCATTTTGCCTTGTTGAAACTTGTGGGAGTTGGATCAACATCTTCAGGAACAGTGGAGTTTTTTCCATTGAATG GGAAAAGTCAACCAGAGAAGGAAACGCTTTCACAGGATGTAGTGGAGAGTCTCAGAAATCAATTAAAGATAAACAGGGACTACTTCAGTATGCTGGTGGTGGGTAAGGATGGGGATGTAAAAGCATGGTTCCCATCTCCAATGTGGTCTATTGCAAGCATCTATGATCTTGTGGACTCTATGGAATTACGTCAACAGGAACAGAAACTGCAGCAAACTCTTGGAATTTACTGCCCAGAAGAGAATTTTGGTTCTCACAATGGTTACACAGAAGAGACAGAGGACAGCTACTTGTACCACAGATCTGAGGACTGA